From Ignisphaera aggregans DSM 17230, the proteins below share one genomic window:
- a CDS encoding IMP biosynthesis enzyme PurP domain protein (COGs: COG1759 ATP-utilizing protein of ATP-grasp superfamily (probably carboligase)~InterPro IPR010672:IPR009720:IPR011761~KEGG: dka:DKAM_0531 5-formaminoimidazole-4-carboxamide-1-(beta)-D- ribofuranosyl 5'-monophosphate synthetase~PFAM: IMP biosynthesis enzyme PurP domain protein; IMP biosynthesis enzyme PurP~SPTR: B8D426 IMP biosynthesis enzyme PurP-like protein~PFAM: Domain of unknown function (DUF1297); Protein of unknown function (DUF1246)), whose translation MIDIDKILENYDLDKLSIATLASHTSLQIVHGAKLEGFKTIVIVLRDRLWFYEQFKHLIDEYIVVDSWRDVCSKNVVSRLRESNAVMVPHGSYVEYIGLDCAENIEVPIFGLRGLFRVEADQHLKMDLLKKAGIPIPKIYSFDENIDRPVIVKLPGAKGGRGYFVASDSKKVFDKLKTYVDRGIIKSIDEAIIQEYLVGVTAYYHYFYSPILNRLEIMGADIRYESDIDGLRRMPLEVINAIGIEPTFTVVGNIPLVLRESLLPKILEYGLRFVEVTKKYIPPGIIGPFCLESVIDRDMNIKVFEFSGRIVAGTNIYIYGSPYSYLYWNEPMSTGRRIAREIKLAIEKNIIKNILT comes from the coding sequence AAACTATCTATAGCTACACTTGCTAGCCATACATCTCTCCAGATAGTTCATGGAGCTAAGCTAGAGGGTTTTAAAACTATTGTTATTGTTCTTAGAGATAGGCTGTGGTTCTATGAACAGTTTAAACATTTAATTGATGAGTATATAGTTGTTGATAGTTGGAGAGATGTTTGTAGCAAGAATGTTGTATCCAGATTGAGAGAGTCTAACGCTGTTATGGTTCCCCATGGTAGCTATGTTGAGTATATAGGGCTTGACTGTGCTGAGAATATCGAGGTTCCGATTTTTGGTCTCAGAGGTTTATTTAGAGTTGAGGCAGATCAACATCTAAAGATGGATTTGTTAAAAAAGGCAGGTATTCCAATACCAAAGATATATAGTTTTGATGAGAATATTGATAGACCTGTTATAGTTAAGCTTCCTGGTGCAAAGGGTGGAAGGGGGTATTTTGTAGCTTCAGATAGTAAAAAGGTTTTTGATAAGCTTAAGACCTATGTTGATAGAGGTATTATAAAATCTATTGATGAAGCTATAATCCAGGAGTATCTAGTGGGTGTTACAGCATATTATCACTATTTCTATAGCCCTATACTAAATAGGTTAGAGATTATGGGTGCAGATATAAGATATGAATCCGATATAGATGGGCTAAGGAGAATGCCTCTAGAGGTAATAAATGCTATTGGTATTGAACCAACATTTACTGTAGTTGGAAATATACCTCTTGTCCTAAGAGAAAGCCTATTGCCAAAAATACTGGAGTACGGACTAAGATTTGTTGAAGTAACAAAGAAATATATTCCGCCTGGTATTATAGGGCCATTCTGTTTAGAGAGTGTGATTGATAGGGATATGAATATAAAGGTCTTTGAGTTTTCTGGAAGGATTGTAGCTGGAACAAATATATATATCTATGGCAGTCCATACTCATATCTATATTGGAATGAGCCTATGAGTACAGGTAGAAGAATTGCTAGAGAAATCAAATTAGCTATAGAGAAAAATATTATTAAAAATATTTTAACGTAA